From Actinomycetota bacterium:
GAACGGGACGGGCCCGTGGCGGTAGGGTGATCGGGACGACCAACGGAGCAACGAGGTGAGCATCGCGTGAGCGACGAGGCACCGGCCGTCGTGGGGATCGCCGCGCTGGCCGTGGACTGCGCCGAGCCGGCGGCGCTGGCCGGCTGGTGGCGCCGCCTGCTCGGCGGCTCGGTCGAGGTCGACGACGACGGCGCCACCCTGCACACCCCGGGCGGGCTGGCCATCGACTTCTTCCGGGTGCCGGAGGCCAAGACGGTCAAGAACCGGCTGCACCTGGACCTGCGCAGCACCGACCTGGCCGCGGCGACCGAGCAGGCGGTCGCCCTCGGCGCGACCCGGGCCGACGACGTCTACGACGGCGGCGGCTGGCAGGTCCTGCGCGACCCCGAGGGCAACGAGTTCTGCCTGCTCCGCCCCCGGTCCTGAGCTCCGGGCGGTCCCATGGCACCGGCCACGCTGCGCATCCGGCTCCTCGGCGAGCTCGACCTGCGCCTCGGCGAGGAGCCGCTGCCGCTGCTCGGCTCGGCCCGGGCCGAGTCGCTGCTCGCCTACCTGCTGCTCCACCGCGATACGCCCCAGCCCCGCCAGCGCCTGGCCTTCCTCCTGTGGCCCGACTCGAGCGAGTCCTAGGCCCGGACCAACTTGCGCCACGTGCTGCACGTCCTGCGGCGGACCCTGCCCGACGCCGACCGGTTCCTCGAGGTGACCCCGCGGGCGTTGCGCTGGCCGGAGGACGCCCCCTGGTGGTTGGACGTTGCCGCCTTCGAGGAGGCGGTCGCCCTGGCCGGGCGGGGGCCGGACGGCGCGGGTGAGCTGCCGGCCCTGCGGGAGGCGGCCGGGCTGTACCGGGGCGACCTGCTCGAGAGCGGCTACGACGAGTGGCTGCTGGAGCCGCGCGAGCGGCTGCGCCGGGACCACCTCCGGGCCCTGGAGCGGCTGGTCGAGCTGCTGGAGGCGCGG
This genomic window contains:
- a CDS encoding bacterial transcriptional activator domain-containing protein; the protein is MLHVLRRTLPDADRFLEVTPRALRWPEDAPWWLDVAAFEEAVALAGRGPDGAGELPALREAAGLYRGDLLESGYDEWLLEPRERLRRDHLRALERLVELLEAREEPAEAIGFAERLLRADPLREATYRSLMRLHDARGDRARALRAYHGSSQLRV
- a CDS encoding VOC family protein, whose translation is MSDEAPAVVGIAALAVDCAEPAALAGWWRRLLGGSVEVDDDGATLHTPGGLAIDFFRVPEAKTVKNRLHLDLRSTDLAAATEQAVALGATRADDVYDGGGWQVLRDPEGNEFCLLRPRS